In the genome of Vicia villosa cultivar HV-30 ecotype Madison, WI linkage group LG7, Vvil1.0, whole genome shotgun sequence, one region contains:
- the LOC131619826 gene encoding uncharacterized protein LOC131619826: protein MVILIAIGFLLYFGISKAIKFTTTDAPVPEPPKPMEFIITDASIMQFDLTSDNTLYYHFKLNINVTNPEYIGIFTRSIPITAISSYKGNKFAVVDMESLTPQFEKTILLKSVVFYGNSLIKLNVQQLMEYHNETRLGIFNLDLILNFNHHQYAYCIGLGVPLISNVKLESTFNVTKCSREYQGWG from the coding sequence ATGGTAATTCTGATAGCTATCGGCTTTCTACTATATTTTGGTATCTCTAAAGCGATAAAGTTCACCACAACTGATGCCCCTGTCCCAGAGCCCCCTAAACCGATGGAGTTCATCATAACTGATGCCTCAATCATGCAGTTCGATCTCACAAGCGACAACACCTTATACTATCATTTTAAGCTCAATATTAATGTGACAAACCCAGAATACATCGGCATATTCACGAGAAGTATCCCTATCACTGCGATTTCTTCATATAAAGGTAACAAATTTGCTGTGGTGGACATGGAATCCCTTACCCCACAATTTGAGAAGACCATTTTGCTTAAATCGGTTGTGTTTTACGGAAACAGTTTGATCAAACTCAATGTACAACAACTTATGGAGTACCATAATGAGACACGATTGGGGATTTTTAATTTAGATCTGATACTAAATTTCAACCACCATCAATATGCTTATTGTATAGGTTTGGGagttcctttgatttccaatgtaAAATTAGAATCTACTTTTAATGTTACCAAATGCTCCCGTGAATATCAGGGATGGggttag